The sequence below is a genomic window from Helicobacter sp. 'house sparrow 1'.
AATGTGGTGTTAGGTAGAATGATACCTGTTGGAACAGGTTTATATAAAAACAAGAGAATTTCTTTAAAGCTAGAAACACAAGAATAATTGTGTTTCTAAGCATAATAAAAGATTTTTTTTTGTAGAATCAAGCATTTTTTAGAAACAAAAACATAAGAAAGGAAAGAATTCGTGCCAACTATAAATCAGTTAATTCGTAAGGAAAGAAAAAAGGTTATTAAAAAAACTAAATCCCCAGCTCTCGTTGAATGTCCTCAAAGAAGGGGAGTTTGCACTCGTGTTTATACAACAACTCCAAAGAAGCCAAACTCAGCTTTAAGAAAAGTTGCAAAAGTAAAACTTACGAGTAAGATTGAGGTGATTAGTTATATCCCAGGTGAGGGACATAATTTGCAAGAGCACTCTATTGTTTTAGTTAGAGGCGGAAGGGTAAAAGACTTACCAGGTGTTAAGTATCATATTATTAGAGGGGCATTGGATACTTCAGGGGTAGCAAAGAGAACGGTTTCTAGAAGTAAGTATGGAACTAAAAGAGCAAAACAAGGTGATAAAAAGTAAGAAAGGAATAAAATGAGAAGAAGAAAGGCTCCAGTTAGAGAAATTTTAGGTGATCCTATTTATAACAATAAGGTTGTAACAAAGTTTATTAATAAGATGATGTATGATGGCAAAAAGAGCATCGCAGAAAAGATTATTTATGCGGCCTTTGAGAAAATTGAAGAAAAAAGTGGTGAGAAAGGGATAGAAGTTTTTGAAAAGGCTTTAGATAAGGTAAAACCACTTGTAGAAGTTAGAAGCAGAAGAGTAGGGGGAGCTACTTATCAGGTTCCTGTAGAAGTGAGACCTACAAGACAACAATCATTATCTATCAGATGGATTTTAGAGGCCACTAGAAAAAGAAATGAAAGAACAATGATTGATAGACTTGCAAATGAGTTGATGGATGCAGCAAATGATAGAGGTGCGGCATTTAAGAAAAAAGAAGATGTTCATAAGATGGCAGAAGCTAATAAAGCATTTGCACACTATAGATGGTAATTAGGAGATAAGACAATGGCAAGAACAACTCCACTTAATAGAATTAGAAACATTGGAATTGCAGCGCATATTGATGCTGGTAAAACTACAACATCAGAAAGAATCCTATTTTATACAGGTGTAAGCCACAAGATTGGTGAGGTACATGATGGCGCTGCTACAATGGATTGGATGGAGCAGGAAAAAGAGCGTGGAATCACAATTACTTCTGCTGCAACAACTTGTTTTTGGAACAATCATCAAATCAATCTAATTGACACTCCAGGGCACGTTGATTTTACTATTGAAGTTGAGAGATCAATGAGGGTTTTAGATGGGGCGGTTGCAGTATTTTGTTCTGTAGGTGGCGTTCAGCCTCAAAGCGAAACTGTTTGGAGACAAGCCAATAAATATGGTGTTCCAAGAATGGTTTTTGTTAATAAAATGGATAGGATTGGCGCGAATTTCTACAATGTAGAGGAGCAAATTAAAGCAAGATTAAAAGCAAACCCAGTACCAATTAACATTCCTATTGGCGCAGAAGATAGTTTTAAGGGTGTAGTTGATCTTATTCAAATGAAAGCATTAATCTGGAATAATGAGTCAATGGGTGCAAAATATGACATTGAAGAGATTCCAGCAGACTTATTGGATAAAGCTAAAGAATATAGAGAAAAACTTGTAGAAGCTGCAGCAGAACAAGATGAAGGATTAATGGAAAAATATCTTGGTGGTGAAGAACTGAGTGTTGATGAAATTAAAAAGGGTATTAAGATTGGTTGCCATAATATGACTTTGGTTCCAATGCTCTGTGGTTCTTCTTTTAAAAATAAGGGAGTGCAAACTTTATTAGATGCTGTAGTTGATTTTTTACCAGCACCAACAGAAGTAGCGGATATTAAAGGAATTGACCCTAAGACAGAGCAAGAACTTCATGTAGAATCTACAGACAATGGACCATTTGCAGGACTTGCATTTAAGATTATGACAGACCCATTTGTGGGACAGCTTACTTTCGTGCGTGCTTATAGAGGTATGCTTGAATCAGGTAGTTATGTTCTAAACTCCACTAAAGGAAAAAAAGAGAGAGTGGGAAGACTTCTTAAAATGCACTCAAATAAAAGAGAGGATATTAAAGAAATCTATGCTGGAGAAATTTGTGCATTTGTGGGACTTAAAGAAACTTTGACAGGTGATACTCTTTGTGATGAAAAGGCTCCTGTAATCTTAGAGAGAATGGAGTTCCCAGAGCCTGTAATTCATATTGCTGTAGAACCAAAAACTAAGGCAGATCAAGAGAAAATGGGTATTGCTTTAGGCAAGCTTGCAGAAGAGGATCCAAGTTTTAGAGTAAGCACTCAAGAAGAGACAGGTCAAACTCTGATTGGTGGTATGGGAGAACTTCACTTAGAGATCATTGTAGATAGATTAAAGAGAGAATTTAAAGTAGAAGCTGAAGTTGGACAACCTCAAGTAGCATTTAGAGAAACTATTAGAAAATCAGTCAATAAAGAGTGTAAATATGCTAAGCAGTCAGGTGGTAGGGGTCAATATGGGCATGTATTTATTAAGCTTGAGCCAAAAGAGGCAGGTAGTGGATATGAGTTTGTAAATGAGATTACCGGAGGTGTAATTCCAAAAGAGTATATCCCTGCTGTAGATAAGGGAATCCAAGAGGCAATGCAAAATGGTGTTTTGGCAGGATATCCTGTAGTAGATTTTAAAGTTACGCTTTATGATGGAAGTTATCATGATGTGGATAGTTCAGAAATGGCGTTTAAGATTGCAGGATCTATGGCTTTT
It includes:
- the rpsL gene encoding 30S ribosomal protein S12, producing the protein MPTINQLIRKERKKVIKKTKSPALVECPQRRGVCTRVYTTTPKKPNSALRKVAKVKLTSKIEVISYIPGEGHNLQEHSIVLVRGGRVKDLPGVKYHIIRGALDTSGVAKRTVSRSKYGTKRAKQGDKK
- the rpsG gene encoding 30S ribosomal protein S7; its protein translation is MRRRKAPVREILGDPIYNNKVVTKFINKMMYDGKKSIAEKIIYAAFEKIEEKSGEKGIEVFEKALDKVKPLVEVRSRRVGGATYQVPVEVRPTRQQSLSIRWILEATRKRNERTMIDRLANELMDAANDRGAAFKKKEDVHKMAEANKAFAHYRW
- the fusA gene encoding elongation factor G, whose product is MARTTPLNRIRNIGIAAHIDAGKTTTSERILFYTGVSHKIGEVHDGAATMDWMEQEKERGITITSAATTCFWNNHQINLIDTPGHVDFTIEVERSMRVLDGAVAVFCSVGGVQPQSETVWRQANKYGVPRMVFVNKMDRIGANFYNVEEQIKARLKANPVPINIPIGAEDSFKGVVDLIQMKALIWNNESMGAKYDIEEIPADLLDKAKEYREKLVEAAAEQDEGLMEKYLGGEELSVDEIKKGIKIGCHNMTLVPMLCGSSFKNKGVQTLLDAVVDFLPAPTEVADIKGIDPKTEQELHVESTDNGPFAGLAFKIMTDPFVGQLTFVRAYRGMLESGSYVLNSTKGKKERVGRLLKMHSNKREDIKEIYAGEICAFVGLKETLTGDTLCDEKAPVILERMEFPEPVIHIAVEPKTKADQEKMGIALGKLAEEDPSFRVSTQEETGQTLIGGMGELHLEIIVDRLKREFKVEAEVGQPQVAFRETIRKSVNKECKYAKQSGGRGQYGHVFIKLEPKEAGSGYEFVNEITGGVIPKEYIPAVDKGIQEAMQNGVLAGYPVVDFKVTLYDGSYHDVDSSEMAFKIAGSMAFKDACREAGAVLLEPMMKVEVEVPEEYMGDVIGDLNRRRGQINSMDDRMGLKIVNAFVPLAEMFGYSTDLRSATQGRGTYSMEFDHYGEVPANIAKEIIEKRKG